TCGAAAGCTGTGCAAAAGTGACTTCCGCTGGGCACAATTGGCTTATTGAGAAACTACTAATAGCCAAATCGGCAGCTGCACTGGGCAGTGGATACGATTCGTATGGACCAGACCAGCACGGCAGTACGGGGCAGGCCGTAGCCATTCATTCTGCGAGGAAGGGGaacaggagagggggaggaggctcACGGCGAGGAGGAGGGACTCCTTGGCGGAGAGGCGCTCCATCTCGCGGGCGTAGCTGGCGGCGGGGCCGCCCTGGAACTGCGCCGTGGCCCTGCAGCGGCACCCGGCGGCGCGGCGGGGGGAGAGGCGCAGCTGGCCGTCCCGGCGACCGCGGACGGCGGGCAGCAGCGGAGGGGAGACCGGGGCGAGcgtcgctgcggcggcggcggccatgccgGAGGAGGCGACTTTGCCGTGCGTGAGCCGAGGGGAGGAGAGAGGAGCTCGAGATGTCGTGGTGGTGCTGGAAGCGCTGTGCTGTGTAGGCCAGTCCACGTAGAACAAGGAGAGAGAAATGACCTTCGCAGGTGTaactggtcccacatgtcattgacaccaCTGGCGTACACTACTTCAAAAGTCAAACTTTTTacgtttgaccaagtttatataaaaaaatactctCAAGATCTACAATAGTGACCaaataaataaaacatgaaaacatatCTTATGATGGACGAATCTAATTATACTAAATTTCATATTGGTAgattttgctatttttctcgataaAATTGATCAAATCTTGAGAAGAACAAGGAAGTACGTATTACGTTTGCAAATGCAGGCATCATAAGAGCACAGTGAAATCAGTGACCCGTCTGTGGTCAACACAGCTGGGTAATCACCACAGCAATGGACCGCGGAAGCTAGAACCGAATAAAACGCACAAGGAGAAAGAAAACTCAAAAGGCGACTTAACTAGACTGGGATGACAGCAAGAAAGTTCTGAACCATATTTCATTCAAAAAAGCTGAATCTTATCACAATCCATAGAACCAAAATACAACAGGCCTAATCACCTAGAGCCAGCAGCAAGGGAGAACAGAATAGTCACAGTAGCAGCACAAGAAGGAGCGAGGATCAACCGCAGCAGCGGTGTCATCAGACGGCGGCACCCTTCCGCTGCTCGGTCTCGCCATGGGCGAAGTGGCAGCGCTCGCCGAAAGTGCAGGTGCCCTTGAGGAAGTTCTCGCATATCTTGGTCTTGTAGTTGCTCCTGCCTCCaggcccgcccccgccgccgccaccgcctcggcCTGCGGGGGCTGCTGCGCTGGCTGGGTTCTTCGACGGAGTGCTGGCGCTGATGCTGGCAATGAGATCACGCACCATGTCGTTGGCTTGCTTTATCTGGTCGAAGCTGCCTTCCAGCTCAATGTTCTTCAGGTCTGGGTTTGATTCGTGGTCACGTATCGAGAGCTTGACCCCTGTGATGCGGCAGATCTGCTTCGTGTTGACCCCGCCCTTCCCGATTATGCCTCCGGCGAGAGCGGCGTCAACACTGACCTTGCAGGTAGACGAGGCGCCAAAGTTTCCAGCAGGAGGACCCATCGAAGCTGGCAGAGGTGGTTCGTGTCGACCTCCATATCGACCACCCATAGGAGGAGCATAGGAACTTTCTTGGGACATGTAGGAGGATGGTGGCCTGCCAAGCTCCCTCTCGCCGTGGGCGAAATGGCACTTGTCACCAAACTTGCAGCCTTCTGCAGTGTTGTACTTGGTGCACATGCGTGTTTTGACACCAGAAGCAGCATGGTCCGCTGGAGCTCTTGACGGTGCAGACACAGCAGCATGGCCTAGGCTGTGTGATTTTGATACTGCCTGGTATCCACCAGGGACAAAGTGCGCGAAGTGACAGCCCTCACCAAAGGGGCACCCAACAGTGCTGCATCATTCAAAACAATACAGATTATGTACTGATCTTGCAATAACAAATATAGTAAGTAATGAGAACTGAGCAAACTTAGAGACTTGTTACAAAGGACAGTTGTAGAACTGTATACCAAGGCAGAAGAGTTCTCATAACAAGATAACAGTGCTACCAAAGGCAGAAGATCACATGTATTACATGTTATCAGTGCAAATGGCCCAAATTGACATAATAACAGAAACATAATTGTAAAGTTGCATGAAATCCTGTCTGACAATTTTCAGTATATAGGAATCCAGGCAGGTGCAAGATTCAAACAAGATTCACAGAGACCACAATACTGCATATAGCATATGTATATGTATGTGCTTAAAAGGATGCTTTCATTACTCAACAGAACTAAAGCATGTTAGTGCAGACTCAATTACCAAGTAATAGAGAAAGAGAAGGTCCTATCTAGagaacaaaaaaacatgcaacaaatgtGGATTGTGGTACTGTTATTATCTTATTTATTTGAACACTATGAAAGAAAAATATTAAATGTATATACTTTGATCAGTTGGCAACATTGCTGTGCATGAATTACAATTTGCAACAATCCGTAAAGCTTCTGCACCAAAAATAAAAGTAGCAGGGGAGAATTTAATTCTTAACTGTAATACACAGTAAAAATTAGAAGGTACCGTTCTGATGTTATTTTGGATAGGTTAAGATTTGAACCTGAAAAACTTGGTGCAAGGCTTCGATTTGCTTGATAGACCAGTTTGTTGTGACTCCGATTCTGTTGCATGAAATTAATTACATTTTTCCACTTGTTAGAAGTTGCATTGTTGATCTTCTATTCAAGTAAACATGTACAATTTGTGTCCAATAAATTTGATGAATGGACATAATTTTAGATAAGATAAAGATGATATTCACTGGTGCTTATCCTGCAGAAAATGGTCATGGTTACACTCACACTGCATATTGTTGAAAGACGACAACTAGAAACAGATCATAACATTCATGAATGATGTTTAACATGTTTCTTTTTTTGTAATGGACTCCTCCAATTCCATTTTGAGCAAAAGCAGGTGCTTTGCTTTTCCAAATTTGTTTCCCATCATCATCACCTTTCCCACATGTTCTTTCCTTCTTTTCAAAGAAACCTCGCCTTGATCCAACTTTTTAGTACATCCTGCTCTTAGATGAGTTGGTTCAGCTTTCGGTTGCCAAGCTATTTTTTCTGTACTTGATAGGTATTTCATTACGGTACAAGACACGATGCAGGTGGGTCTTAATTCCACTCGACCGCAAGGAGCTGTACCGGCGCGAAGAGGGCATCCGATGGATTTGGCATAATTATCAACCTACCGCAGGGATTTGCCGGCACTAGAGCATGGATACTTCCGCACATGAATACTGGAGCATGGATACTTCCGCACATGAATACTGTCAAGTAAGATGCAGGCAAATCTTATCTTATACAGGGGATAACGGCACGACACGCTCACTCGCTCCACGCTCGCGGACCAGAACCTAGAGGTACCCTAGAGAGCGCCGAGGCTGCAGATCCAGCGGCAGGAGCTACACGACAGGGCGAGACCTGACGACGGGACCTAGAAAGCGTACGAGGGGGCCGGGGAGAGATGGGGAAGAAAGCAACGCGTTACCTCTCGAGCGCTTCCCGCCTGCGGCGCCTCCGTTGGCGGACTCCGGCCGGGATCTCTTGCGGGCGGCGGCATCCATGGCGAGCCCTCCGCGTCGAGGCGGAAACCCTAGCTTGCGGTTTGGCGGAGGCGGAGTGGGGCGCAGCGGAGGGAGGAAGAGGCCAAGTGCGAAATCGCTTCGGTCGAGTTAACGGCCAGAGTCGTGGGTGTGCATCTTACGGTGGCTGGGCTTCATAAGCCCAGGTTTTGGGGCTTGGCCCTCGAGCCGGACTGGGGGTCCAAACTCCGACGGGAATTCGCATTCCGGCCCAGTTACGTATACGCTTCTGTCACCCAAATGGACTACACGGCATCAATTTGAGCTCGATTTCTCcactcaaaaagaaaaagaaaactctgAGCTCCATtttctcaaccccccccccccccccccaaaaaaaatctcAACTCGAGAAGGCAAATATGTTTTTGTTAGAGAGCGGGCTTTATTCAGATCTCAAAGTTCGTAGGCATACATTCTAAAAAAAAGTCATATACAAATGATATCAAGTAAAGTAGAAAGCCAAACATGGCACCCAATGAAAAGAGAAGAAGAGGCTTTAGCTAGAGCATGTGCCTAAGTCATTGTTATCCCGCTTTTTATGGCCAAAAGAAACCTTCTTGAAAGAAGTTTGACCTTGATCTACCCCCTGAAGAATGGTTGCATAGCGAAGGCACCTGGAGAGTCCCCCATCGACGTAGATCTTCGCAACATCTTTATATGGCAGAAGTCAACTGCCTTTTGGAAGCAAGCTACACACAAGCCTGTTTTGAGATTTTCATGCAGGTGCCAATTGAAGATTGTTAAGAAATTTGTTTACAAATCTTGACGTGCTCAAAGGACTTTGGAACTCATCATCGTGTAACAAGTACCAGCACCCGAGCAAGTTCATCATGATTGAACATATCGAAGAGCCAGAATAGCCAAAGTATTGCATCCATAGTATGGTCTGAAATGACAAGTTCAGTTAGCCCCTCGTCAACCATTTGATAGTCGATCAAAGAATGCCTCAATGACACTTATAAAAAACGATATCATTGAACAGTTGTTATGGCTTGCGCTTGTTATTAATTGTAAATACATTGATTTTATGTATCAAGTTTGCATCTTAACACGTCATCATGTGTTGAGAAGTTCCCTTTATCTAGTTTTTCCTTCAATGCATGCAACGATAAACCAAGCTGCTAATGAAATAAAAATGATGATAAATGTGTTTCCCCTATGAAGGATCTCATATTCTCATTTGTTTCCCCACATGAATCTGATTCATATATGATTCGCGTTGATATTTTCCATGTGTCCCAATGGCAAGTCATTTAAATCTATGTGTTACCCGTGTGATTATTATTGGTAGCTTATACTGCAAATCTATAGTTTTTatattgaaagggcatttccctactttatgttttggatgatgatgacaaccctttgttggtctaatcgtgtgctatacgtttcaggttctcgatgcttaggcttacatcggattgctattgcctCTCGTAGGAAAATatcgaagacgtgtcctctacgcttttattttctttggtcgtagggaacccgtactatcaagagggaatcctcattagaaaGCACTGGGGGAATCTTTTCACGTACACGTTCATCACCCCTCCTTTGTCTTCCTcaggtgtgagagagagagagagtttttccTTGTCTCTTCCCCTATCCTTCAtgctcactgtttctgcccagcggttgtaccgctctctggagcaGTTGTACCGTtgggtcttgtcgctcaccagctttactcgagcggttgtaccgctgcctccgggcggtggtaccgccaccatgctctgcaaatgctggggcggtggttccgtccatgcaccgctcaagtaccgctcgcgcttctgttttgatgcggttcttgggcggtagtggcccggttggtccggtcgttccacgatgaccggtaccaccggtggtccgagcggttcttccgctcagaacttaGCCGCCCAAGAAATCAAGGCCATGCAGTTgtttccggccaggcaccgcccaagtaccggtcaagctcctgttttgatgcggtggttgtgcggtggccaggcggttagtccggttatttttcttagccggtactaccgcccgcctgtc
The window above is part of the Triticum aestivum cultivar Chinese Spring chromosome 2A, IWGSC CS RefSeq v2.1, whole genome shotgun sequence genome. Proteins encoded here:
- the LOC123190606 gene encoding zinc finger CCCH domain-containing protein 31, whose amino-acid sequence is MDAAARKRSRPESANGGAAGGKRSRESESQQTGLSSKSKPCTKFFSTVGCPFGEGCHFAHFVPGGYQAVSKSHSLGHAAVSAPSRAPADHAASGVKTRMCTKYNTAEGCKFGDKCHFAHGERELGRPPSSYMSQESSYAPPMGGRYGGRHEPPLPASMGPPAGNFGASSTCKVSVDAALAGGIIGKGGVNTKQICRITGVKLSIRDHESNPDLKNIELEGSFDQIKQANDMVRDLIASISASTPSKNPASAAAPAGRGGGGGGGGPGGRSNYKTKICENFLKGTCTFGERCHFAHGETEQRKGAAV